In Thunnus thynnus chromosome 13, fThuThy2.1, whole genome shotgun sequence, the following proteins share a genomic window:
- the c13h17orf49 gene encoding chromatin complexes subunit BAP18: MTSASAKVGEIFSAAGAAFTKLGELTMQLHPVSDSSPAGAKWTETEIEMLRLAVRRFGDDLNNISTVIKERTVAQIKSTVKRKLYEDSRVPISSESPKKTVKKAAVAMTPTPAPAAPAMIAVPSSQVVVATGMQSSPSLAPPIKKQKTADVTLSALNDSDVNSDLVDIEGLGDGSSNKKLNFDQESLNLDSSLIMNSSDLPLLSR; the protein is encoded by the exons ATGACGTCAGCTTCTGCTAAG GTTGGGGAGATTTTCTCAGCAGCAGGAGCTGCCTTCACCAAGTTGGGAGAGCTGACCATGCAGCTGCACCCGGTGTCCGACTCCAGTCCTGCagg AGCCAAATGGACGGAGACGGAGATCGAGATGCTGCGTTTGGCGGTGCGGCGATTTGGTGACGACCTCAACAACATCAGCACTGTGATCAAAGAGCGCACTGT cgcTCAGATAAAGAGCACGGTGAAGAGGAAGTTGTACGAGGACAGCAGGGTCCCCATTTCCTCTGAATCCCCGAAGAAAACCGTCAAGAAAGCCGCCGTCGCCATGACGCCGACGCCAGCCCCCGCCGCCCCCGCCATGATCGCCGTGCCGAGCTCGCAGGTCGTCGTGGCGACGGGAATGCAGAGCAGCCCCTCTCTGGCCCCGCCCATCAAGAAGCAGAAGACGGCAG ACGTGACGCTCAGCGCTCTGAACGACTCGGACGTGAACAGCGACCTGGTCGACATCGAAGGACTCGGCGACGGCTCGTCCAACAAGAAGCTCAACTTTGACCAAG AGAGCCTCAACCTGGACTCCAGCCTCATCATGAACTCCAGTGACCTCCCCCTCCTGTCccgctga
- the LOC137196148 gene encoding P2R1A-PPP2R2A-interacting phosphatase regulator 1, translating into MERMEVDQCAGAAGGAGGGALRRSNSAPMITSVSDGMTVFSPVVSARYRRSSVSINPSCPSQLVPLSPFSLTGDRLDHKRQEENMEMTLRGSLQRLSASSLIPVPPVSQWHDHASVWFQSQDSGITPNSSPSPTRRFRPAVSATVRWPALTPLKRKGGVESDGPPKKLFVAGVTDPAHRSSYTVSVSQSAANSPPAGGVSPQSSPLSLSPPPSFTPFTSHQHPGH; encoded by the exons GCAGCTGGCGGGGCAGGAGGCGGGGCTCTCCGCAGGTCTAACAGCGCCCCCATGATCACCAGTGTCAG CGATGGGATGACGGTCTTCAGTCCCGTGGTCTCGGCTCGATACAGACGCAGCAGCGTGTCCATCAACCCCAGCTGTCCTTCACAG CtcgtccctctctctcctttctctctgacCGGAGACAGACTCGACCACAAGAGGCAG GAGGAGAACATGGAGATGACACTCAGAGGGAGTCTGCAGAGACTAAG TGCTTCCAGTCTGATCCCAGTTCCTCCAGTCAGTCAGTGGCACGATCACGCATCTGTG tggttccAGTCGCAGGACAGCGGCATCACACCCAACTCCTCCCCGAGTCCCACCAGGAGgttcag ACCAGCAGTTAGCGCCACTGTCAGATGGCCGGCGTTAACGCCACTCAAGAGGAAAG GAGGGGTGGAGTCCGACGGTCCACCCAAGAAGCTTTTTGTTGCCGGGGTAACAGATCCCGCCCACCGCAGCAGCTACACAGTGAG CGTCTCTCAGTCGGCGGCAAACTCTCCTCCTGCGGGAGGCGTCAGTCCTCAGTCCagccctctgtctctctcccctcccccctccttcaCCCCCTTTACCTCCCACCAGCACCCTGGACACTAa
- the LOC137196154 gene encoding uncharacterized protein: MSINISESKWKTALTSILEELDESEYKKMLLCSCLDKIPKGVKTGRSREEMPQIIIQYLGVDESISAINKAMEQLPRNDSAVQDLLRPFVDKPRNKHEEENRDQPQSSQPDKEKKTSSVTESCRIVGKDHISTDQELRMGDFLISKNGKYKAVFQEDGNFVILADGDERPIWATGTNGWDPFRLIVQQDNNVVMYTKENKPVWASGTWTHRPW; the protein is encoded by the exons ATGTCAATAAATATTTCAGAGAGTAAATGGAAAACAGCCCTGACCTCCATCCTGGAGGAGCTGGATGAGTCAGAATACAAGAAGATGCTGTTGTGTTCCTGTCTTGACAAAATCCCTAAAGGTGTGAAGACTGGCAGGTCCAGAGAGGAGATGCCCCAAATAATCATCCAGTACTTAGGAGTAGATGAGTCCATCTCTGCAATCAATAAAGCAATGGAACAATTACCGAGGAACGACTCTGCGGTCCAGGACCTGCTGCGCCCCTTTGTAGACAAACCGAGGAACAAACATGAAGAAGAGAACAGAG aTCAACCACAGAGCAGCCAACCTGACAAG GAGAAGAAGACCAGCAGTGTGACAGAAAGTTGCAG AATCGTAGGTAAAGACCACATCAGCACTGACCAGGAGCTGCGTATGGGGGATTTCCTCAtcagcaaaaatggcaaatacAAAGCTGTTTTCCAG GAAGACGGCAACTTTGTCATCCTTGCCGATGGTGATGAGCGTCCCATTTGGGCAACAGGAACAAATGGTTGGGACCCATTTCGACTCATTGTGCAGCAGGACAACAACGTGGTTATGTACACCAAAGAAAACAAGCCGGTTTGGGCCTCAGGCACCTGGACACATCGCCCTTGGTGA
- the rnasekb gene encoding ribonuclease kappa-B, with translation MPSLLFCGPKMAACGIVISIWGVIMLAMLGIFFSAKSAVLIEDVPFTEEDIRNDKNPPQNIYALYNQVGINCFIAAAIYVAVGAVSLCQVRLNKRQEYMVT, from the exons ATGCCGTCGCTCCTGTTCTGCGGGCCGAAGATGGCCGCGTGCGGGATCGTGATCAGCATCTGGGGCGTCATCATGCTG gcGATGTTGGGAATCTTCTTCAGCGCGAAGTCGGCCGTGCTGATCGAAGACGTGCCGTTCACCGAGGAGGACATCCGTAACGA TAAAAATCCTCCTCAGAACATCTACGCTCTGTACAACCAGGTCGGCATCAACTGCTTCATCGCCGCCGCCATCTACGTGGCGGTGGGCGCCGTCTCGCTCTGCCAGGTCAGGCTCAACAAACGTCAGGAGTACATGGTCACATAG